The stretch of DNA ACGGTGAGCCCCTAATCTGTTCGTGAGCCCCTAACAGTGAGTGCCTAACTTGTACATCTGATTACAGCGAGCACCCTAACCACTGACCTTGTGTTCAACCACTGACCTTGTGTTCAACCGTCTCTGTCGCACTGCTAAAAGCCAAACCGCACTGTCTCCTGAACACTGACACCTAAAAGCACCCTCTGACCCAGTGCCCAGGCTCCCTGGTTAGACCCTGACTTTAAGCCTGGTGTtcccaggaggctgcagcagggcagacaAAAATTACTGCAACTTCATGTCCCCATCTGTGCATTGGGAACAGTAGCACAGGTCACCTGTGTAAAGTGCATTCAACTCTGATGGCATTAAATGTTGGGCATAAAGTATTATTCCCACCTGACTTCATAGTGTGTCTGtgtaaaggaaaagaagagcaaagatCATCTTTTCATAGCCAGCTTCAGCTGACGTTTAGCTGCCTGCCCTTCCTTTCTGGTTCTTCACTTACCTCTAGCAAGGACAAACACTCCCTTTCCCATTTTCTGGATGTCATTCCATTTGACCTCGCAGTAGTATGTGCCAGTAGAAGAGGTGTTTTCAAGTGGCATGATTCTGTGGTCATAAGATATGGTAGCAGTCTTATTCTCTTTTCCAGAAGGGATGTCTACTTTTTCTGACCTACTACAGATGGATATTTTCTGGCCCAGTGAATTAATCCAGTAATAGAAGATTGAAAATTTGGTGTATTTCGGCATGTAAGGGAAGGTAACTTTACAGGGGATGGATATTCCTTCCTTGAGCAGTGCAACCTGGATCGGAGGTATCTGCTGTACATCGACATTTCCCCCTGTAAGGGTAATAATTGTTAGCAGTCACCAAACATCACTTTGAGTCAGGAGGGGACTGCTGCCCCAAAGACAGGATCACAGAGTGAAAATAACCCTATGTCAGGAAGCACGCCCGTAGCACGCAGTGTTGGCCCTTGTCAGAGATTGAGTGATTCAGACCACGTGCCCTGTGTCATCTGCCACATCTCTTAGGTAATGGCTGTGTGATTTGCAATAGCCTGTTGCATTCACAGGCTTCCCCGTTTCCCTTGTGAGCTCCTCTGTACAACGCCAGCACACAGAAAGACAGGAAATGAAGCGGGAAGTGAACTGATTTTGCAGTGGTGTGAGACTGTATTTACAGCGCATTAATAGAAAGTGATTTTCCAAGACAAACGCTAGCTGGACATCTGAAACTCCTCAGTTACAAACCTCTCCTTGGGCATCTACACGTGGCAATGTGATGACTGCGCCAGTGAAGATGCTGTATGCAAGCAGGTGTTATCAGTGGGACTGTGTATTTCTGAAGCATGAGTGAGGAAGGAAATTGCATATTCTGTACAGGGGCCAGCACCAGGGCCATGAGAAATAAGACACAGCTTAATCACTCCCAACTTTTGCTGCTGTAAATGGGCAGAAAAGCGCAAGACTCGATGGTAGATATGAGAACTATCTGCAGAAGCCTGCAAGTATCTATATGTGACAGTATCTTAGGCAGAGAGATGGGAGATCGTGCCCTTCATGTGCTTCCCCCTTACACAGACAGGGCTGTTGAAAGTGATCTATCACTGCAGACAATTATGTCAGGAGTTACAAGAGAGGATGAATAAGGACAGATGAGGAACCACACCATGGTTCACTCCctgttttgtttaacaaaaaataaaaaactaagaGTGAGCCACAGGCTAGTAAGGAGCCTGGGGTACAGGACCTCTTTGGCTTCCCAGCCAAATTTGGGTTTAACATCAGGCAGTCTCTGGATCTATTTGTTTGGCAGCTGACATAACACCATATATAAAGCAACTTAAGAAGAGACCCATGCAAACCATTGTTGTCCTTAAAAAGGGGAACTGGAAACTAACACACGAGTCTTCTTACAAGATGAAAGATTCTTTCAGAGACATGgaaatagaaggggaaaaaaaaaaagtagagagagAAGTAGGGGATGGGCGGGCTTTTCCATTCATGCTTTTGATGGGATTCCCTGGGGTTCTGCATCTATGAACAGGCTCATAACAAGGCATTAAAGCTGTCCCAGAGTACAGCCAGGCTTGCTTTCCTGTCATCGTGCACTAACGCTGCATTGCAACAGTAGCAGCATCTCTGCACAGCAGGACTCAGCATCGGAAAAGGCGACTCAGGAGTTAGTGTTGCTGAATGCTGAGCACTGAGGAAGCATTGTGGGGGGCAATAGTGGAGGGAGGGCATGGCCACTGTCCAGAAAAGACTGTTGGGAAGTAACATCCGTTAAGGAAAATCCTCTACAGATGACATAGCCAGGGACAATAGCCTGAGAGTAAGGAAGAGCTTAGGCTACATCACTAGAAAAATGTTCCTAGCTGTAAAAGCAACCAAGATACAGTACAGTCCTAAGGGAAATGCTCATTCCTTGTGAGTGCACAGTCCTATGTACACTAGATACAATATTATGGAAAGATGGTAACAGAAAATCCTGCAGACACTGCAAGAGTGATAACCTGAGCAGTCTTTTCTGGgccttattttctaaaaaaattcatcattcatcgtccttttcctcatctctacCCAGCAGAACACACATGAATATAGTTTCTATACAAGACATGGCTAAACACTGCTGTAACAAAACAGAGGAGAGATCCATCTTCTTACAGTATCCCAGGAGCCATTAGCTTGAGAAGAACATGCCAGGGAAAAAGCCAAACCATTTTATTTAGGTTATCTAACCCTTCTCCCATGTTCCTCCTTTCTTGAGGATTCTCTCTCTCAGCTTTGAAATGcttaaaagacagaaatagcAGCAGCGTGCAAATTCCTAGAGGGGATCTCTGGAAATTAGCAAAAGATAGCAGCTGGAAATGCTCTAATATGAACAAATGTGAGAGtaaacaaaaggaataaaaaaacatttttttttacctccacaTTGAAGCAACCAAAGAAACAGGAAGATGACTTTTAGATTAGAGGCCATGATGGGGGTCAAAGGCTGTGAGAAAGCAACCAGATATGAAGATccaaaaggcaaaagagatgggGGCTTGTCAGGTATTTCCACGCCCGGAGCAGCTGGTTGAGTCCCTCCCGTTTGTGAAAGGACGAGCAGGATGGACACACACAGCTTTGGCAAGCTGTTCCTGGCAGATGCAGGCTCTTCTGCTTTTTGGTCAGACTCCTCCCCGCACCAGGGTTCATTTCACTGTACTATTACGATGGTGTTACACTTAGCAGTGGGTGTCCAAAGATTAGACCATAAGCTCTTTAATGCGTATAGCTTTGTCTTCCGATGACCATAAAATATCACATGCATTTAAAGCAAACTTTGTCACCTTCCACAGTGACTGAAGCTCCATGTTGGAAtatggaaaaaaagtgctttgactGATGCAGATTGAGGCCATTTGAGGTGAATGTGGTCAAATTCAGGGTAGGGTTCAACTGACTCTGGAGCAATGGAGAAGCTTAAAAGTGGCACAGTGagatttttaacataattttgcAAGGATTTATTTACACAGTTGTTTTGGAACAGCTATTCCTGATTATCTCACTGCATGGACCTTCCAGGTTTTGGGATAAGGTCATCTTACTTCAAATTATCTTAATCAAGTGCTTTGTTCACATGGGGAAGCTACTGGGCAGTGCCACAGGGTGTGGGTTCAGGGCAGAGTAGCACCATCAAACTCCTTCTTTATGTGAACACTCAAGTGTGCGACCACCTGTTTTGCCTTCAACATGGAAAACAAGTACCCACATCAGCAGTCAGTACAGAGGAACGGCTCCACTGTACTCCTGACTGCACAAAACTTCCCTCCACAGCCAAGTCCTCCACTAGGTCACTTCAGAGGAAGGCACTCTTATTCCAGAAGTGAGAACAACCAGACAGCGAATTCATTCCCAACAGCTGGGATGTCTCAGATCCACACAGCTTTGCAATGCAGGCAAGCCCTAAGAAATCTATTGTAGGAAAATCTAAGGAGAGCCCTTTGAAGAAGAAAACCTTCTTTTTGTGGGAGGATCCTGCTGCCTATACTCATGAAGAGTCTTTGATTTCAACGAAAGCTTGTTTTTAGCTAAGACATCTGCAATGTAACAGCTGAGCAGCATCTGACTCAAAAATAACCCTGATGTCTGGGAGGTCTTCACTTCTCTCTAGGCAGCTTCCTCCTTTCGCACTTCTCGCGAGACATTTGCACTGTCCACAAGAAAGCACTTTGCTGCAATTTCAAGGGTGCCCGCTCACACGGGGTGCTGTGCTGTGGAGACATGGGGGATGGCCATGCGGCGAAAGACCTAAGAAGGTAGACGAGCCTGCAAACTGCGTGTTGTCAAAAATCACTCTCTGTCTGTTGTTTTATCCCTCCAGAGTTTGTACGAGCAAGGTTGGCTCCAAAGCAACAATTGGTTTACAGCCTTTTTCCTCCTATTCAGGCTGGGACAAGTCCTCAGGAAGAAGGGGTCTTGACACAGGCGGTGGCATGCAGCTGCGGCCACTGCGGCCCCCTGAGCCCAGGGATGGCTCTGGTACCTTGCTGAGAGCCCTAACAGATGGAGAGACGAGCAAGCGGTTTTGTGTGGCTGTGCAAGGCTGGTGCAGCAGCTGCACTCCTCCAGGGAAGGTTTAGCTTAGATTAGCCAAAACCAACTCTGCTCCCCAAGACATGCTGACGTGAGCTGCACGGGGCTGGTCTCAGCTGGAAATCGCTCCTCACAGGTCTTAACACTGAGCAGCAAGGACAATCAAGAACAGTAACAAGACACTTGGGGCCCACTTGGTATTTCAGATATGTAGGCACAGATCAGGCAGCTGTGGctctggggggctgtggggtcaCAACAGTGCTCGGCAGCATTTCTCAGGCCTGAACGGCATCTCAAGGTagttggggcagggagggagaagggggggcaGGAGCTTCCTACCCTCCTGTGGAAGAACTCTGCTGACCAGTGAGGCCTTCCTTCACTCTTATATCACACTCATCCCCATGGTAGCACACAGCTTTGCAATTTCCAGCATTGATGTATTTCTAGAGGACAGAACATGCTGCTCCTGTCAGTGATGTGTTTTAACTGTTATCAGCATTTATCTGCTTCAGGAATTCAGAGTGATAAGTGGATTAAGTGCGGTAGGTTTGTAGGGCTGCGAGGTCAATATCGTCCTTCcgtcctttcccttctcttcctacAAACAACCCTGTTGCCACTCTAAATGCCAAGTCCTACAAATATTGCTGtctgaaatttagaaaaaaatatatagatcTAGCATTTCAAAAGAGATCACACGTAAGACTCAGCTGTGGGATTAGAGTCACGGCCAGGCCAGAAATACATTCACTGCTGGGATTTGCTATGGTACAGCTTGCTGAAAAGAAATGGCTTTGAAACGACTACCCAGCAGCTATTAACTGCTAGACAGGATGACATTCTGTTCCTTAGAGCCTAAAGGGAGCCTGAATCTTTGAATGTTAAATTCTAATTCAATTTGGTCTGGGGATTCTGGACTGGGTTTTAACCCTGGAGACATAAatgggaggaagatgaggaaagcTGGGGAGTTGTGTGTTCCTATTACCAGCTTGTAGCGAGGCTGAACTGATCCCCCTGAAACTTAGGTGGAACTAACCAGGATACCTGTGccaaaggaaataaattacaaTGCTCCAAAGGAATAGGTCACTGTATGACCTTCACTCATGCATTATACAGTACACTGCTGCATGTGAGCTGGCCCCTGCAGCATGACAAGGAGGGAACCGCCTGTCCAGCTGTAGCCCCGCCACAGCACAGACTGGCCAGGATCCGTATGGCTTGGTCCTTCCTTTGATGCAGCGAATGCTGGTCACTTCCTGAGACTAAATACAGGATTGGGCTAGGTGATAGCAACAGTTTCTTCTTGTAGCTGGAAAGCGGCCATTAATTTCACTCAAGCACTGTTAAAAGCATGCAACAGTGACCAGCATTCCCAACCATGAGGAAAAGCACACTGTTCTGGTGTGCACGAACAACAAGTTTGGGCAAGCGCTGAACCTACCAGAATTGCCTGTTCACAGCTGTGTTCAATGTACACCCACAAGTTAAGGCACACACACATGTGCTTCCACAACCAGCTCCAGGGAAAGCAATTATTCAAACAAAAAGGCTGCTGCTAGTCAAGGCAAAAGCAATGCTGCAGGGACCACAACAAAGCCTCTTTATTCCTGAAGCGTTTAACACCACAACCATGCAAAAGAGAAACAGCGCTTGGCGCAGAGAAGAGCTGCAGCCACTCAACGAGCCTGATTGCAAAAAGCGCTTCAGAGCATTCCCCAGCACGGCAGCTCCAGATTTGCTGCCTTGTCAGAGACCAGCTCAATCCCCCATTGCTGGAAAGCCAGCCAGCGGCAACACACACACCTCTGAGGATTCACAATCTCTTTGACTCCTCTAACCCCAGACTCTGAGGCGTACAGTTTCCTTCTGTCTGGCAGCAGGAGTGGTAGGAGAGCCAGCGCGAGCAGGGCCATACCTCTGCCAGCATTTTTACCACTGTTGTGTGTTGAGTGCCTCTCAGCAGGGCTGGATGATGCTGAGGTAAAAGCTGCCAATGCCCTCGCTACATTTCTACCCGTTGAACTGCTCTAGGGAAGAGAACAATCAGCAACTCGAGgggaaaccagaaaaagaaaggtgttGACACTAccgtggggaagggagggggcaCTTCTATAATTCCCTTTCACCAGCAAAATGAGTCTGCCTCAGAAATcaccctgctcctgctctttTTCTGTCATCTACTGGAAAGATTCCCAGGGACTAAATTATCGTCACATGCCTGATGCGCTCTCGGGGGCTGATGCTGCGTGGCTGCGCCTCAACCTCGCAGTGCTCCCTACAGCTCCCTTTCACAGGCTCCCTCTTACAGCCCGTAGGGCAAGCCGGGGCAAGCGGGATTTCACCTGGAAAGACTTCCTTGCCTTCTCAGGCTGACACCTTCCAGGAGAAGGTCCACCTGGCCGGGCCTGGGGCTGAAGCGGggccagagctgctctgctcacaGCAGAGCGGGCCACGTTTCGTCCACTCGTGCAAGGGGGGGGTAGAGCTTCGCCCAGGCAGCTCACCCGCGCCGGGAGGAACAGCGGAGCCGCCTCGGCCAAGGCGCAGAGACACCCGCCCCGCCGCCACGGAACCCCGGCTTGGTTCGGTCGCGGGGCGGGGGCTGAGGGGCGGCGGCCGTTGCCCGCCAACCCGCGCCCTCGCCCACAAGATGGCGCCGtcgccgcgcgccgccgccgccgtccctgctcccgcccgccggcggggcccgccccggctccggccccggccccggctccccgcggcggggccgagccCGCGGCCCGCCAAGAGATGAGCAGCGGTGACTGAATTTTTTCCGTTCGGGGAGGTGAATGCTCGTCGTCCGGCGTCGCGCAGCTGCAGGGTGCTATGCCAGCGCCGCCGAGGGTTGCGCCACCTGCGAGTCAGCTCACGCGAGGTGCAGATGCGGGGCCGGGCCCGTACGGGTCGCTCAGAAAATGAAGTGTGTGAAAAGCCCGTGTGGTGCTGGGCCCGGCCTACCCCTCCCTCCCGCACCCGCCCACCCACCGCCACGGTCCCAGGTCACCGGGGAACCCGCTGTGTTCCCTACCCGGTGCCGCTCGGTGTCTCCCCCACTCGGCAGCGCCGCAGCTGCGACCCCGGAGAAAACGAGCACGACTAGGATCCATTTCAGGCAAAATTAATGCTAATTAACCGTAATCGACAACTCGAAGAACAATATTTACTCAGCAAGCTGCAGACGCCGCAGTAGCAGTTCGCCCGTTAGGTGGGAGCAAGCAGAAGACGGGGTGCGGAAAAGGAAGATAAACCTTACCGCAGGCTCTGTGGGACGCACAGCCCCGCCGCAGGGGCTTGAATCCATCCCCGCTCCCAGCTGCTTGCTGCCAGAGGTCACTGCCTGCGCAGTGGCCCGGGCCTGTCACCCCACGCACCCCTCTTGCCCCGCCACCGGCAGCTCCCCTcgcagccccagcctgcagccccctccAGCAATGGCAGCCAGCGGCAGCGGCTGAGTCGCTTCTGCTGAGCCCTTTTGGGGGCAGCGGcccccagccgggggggggacaAAGCACGGGGAGCCGCGGGCAGTGTTGCCTCCAGCGCCTGGCACTGTCTGTCCCAGCTGCTTGCAAGCCATCCCTCCTACGCCGAGGGCTGGAAAGTCCTGCCAGTGCTGGTGAGGAGCACAGTTTTATTATGAATGATACTTCTCAGCTTGCAGAGGCCTCCTGGCACTGCGTGTGGGTGCTTTCCACGACCAGCAAAGCCCAGGCACCTATTTCACGCCACTAATCAGTGATGCTGCACAGTCAAGGCTCCGGCAATGGTGTTTAGCTTGCCGTGGTTGCCTCAAC from Harpia harpyja isolate bHarHar1 chromosome 6, bHarHar1 primary haplotype, whole genome shotgun sequence encodes:
- the NFAM1 gene encoding NFAT activation molecule 1 isoform X2 produces the protein MASNLKVIFLFLWLLQCGGGNVDVQQIPPIQVALLKEGISIPCKVTFPYMPKYTKFSIFYYWINSLGQKISICSRSEKVDIPSGKENKTATISYDHRIMPLENTSSTGTYYCEVKWNDIQKMGKGVFVLARGTGYIETSYGWEILVTLTTLLAALSITATALLLWKRKCLDLQQVDVYSVLENDTNNPSPRKSPPGKTPKKQATLEESSDTLYENI
- the NFAM1 gene encoding NFAT activation molecule 1 isoform X1; the encoded protein is MASNLKVIFLFLWLLQCGGGNVDVQQIPPIQVALLKEGISIPCKVTFPYMPKYTKFSIFYYWINSLGQKISICSRSEKVDIPSGKENKTATISYDHRIMPLENTSSTGTYYCEVKWNDIQKMGKGVFVLARGTGYIETSYGWEILVTLTTLLAALSITATALLLWKRKVLCPRRNQLNILRQKVETQPPSAIPPPPPPVYDCLDLQQVDVYSVLENDTNNPSPRKSPPGKTPKKQATLEESSDTLYENI